From a single Brassica oleracea var. oleracea cultivar TO1000 chromosome C5, BOL, whole genome shotgun sequence genomic region:
- the LOC106343786 gene encoding protein FLUORESCENT IN BLUE LIGHT, chloroplastic isoform X1 has translation MSAIIRCCSSFSDTSRGGPPSLGRSRVPETGKLAKSIGYSLVRTPRAYHPIFSKIKPLSTKPKEHESKGILQTPFGSVETFEMWQGIGRLKLPGMAVLLTNSLLMGTPLEALAADMCEPESSIFSMPFLLLVALVGATVGGLLARQRKGELQRLNEQLRQINAALRRQAKIESYAPGLSYAPAGARIPGSEIIMEPKKHELISKLKTGKTFLRNQEPDKAFEEFKTALELAQNLRDPIEEKKAARGLGASLQRQGKYREAIQYHNLVLAISKREGEDSGSTEAYGAIADCYTELGDLEKAGKYYDTYIARLETD, from the exons ATGTCGGCGATTATCCGGTGCTGCTCCTCCTTTTCCGATACTTCCCGCGGCGGACCTCCGTCTCTGGGAAGATCTCGAGTTCCAG AGACGGGAAAGTTAGCTAAATCTATTGGCTACTCCTTAGTCAGAACACCTAGGGCTTATCATCCTATATTCTCCAAGATTAAACCTTTGTCTACCAAGCCCAAGGAGCATGAAAGTAAAGGAATCTTACAAACACCATTTGGCAGCGTGGAAACTTTTGAG ATGTGGCAGGGAATTGGGAGGCTCAAATTACCGGGGATGGCAGTGCTTTTGACAAACTCCCTTCTGATGGGTACACCACTTGAAGCTTTGGCTGCTGACATGTGTGAGCCTGAGAGCTCCATCTTCAGCATGCCATTTTTGCTGCTTGTTGCTCTTGTTGGAGCCACTGTTGGAG GGTTGCTTGCTCGGCAGAGGAAAGGGGAGTTACAGAGGTTAAACGAACAACTACGGCAGATCAACGCAGCTCTCAGGAGACAAGCGAAAATCGAGTCTTATGCACCAGGCTTGAGTTACGCACCAGCAGGAGCTAGAATCCCAGGGAGTGAGATCATCATGGAGCCAAAGAAACATGAGCTGATCTCCAAGTTGAAAACAGGAAAGACCTTTCTGAGGAATCAAGAGCCAGATAAGGCTTTTGAAGAGTTCAAGACAGCTTTGGAACTTGCACAGAATCTCAGAGACCCCATCGAAGAGAAGAAGGCTGCCAGAGGCTTAGGCGCTTCGCTGCAGCGTCAAGGGAAGTACAGAGAAGCCATACAGTATCACAACTTGGTTTTAGCCATCTCAAAGAGGGAAGGAGAAGATTCTGGAAGCACTGAAGCGTATGGAGCTATCGCAGATTGTTACACTGAGCTGGGGGATCTCGAGAAAGCCGGGAAGTACTATGACACCTACATTGCTCGGTTAGAGACAGACTGA
- the LOC106343786 gene encoding protein FLUORESCENT IN BLUE LIGHT, chloroplastic isoform X2, with amino-acid sequence MSAIIRCCSSFSDTSRGGPPSLGRSRVPETGKLAKSIGYSLVRTPRAYHPIFSKIKPLSTKPKEHESKGILQTPFGSVETFEGIGRLKLPGMAVLLTNSLLMGTPLEALAADMCEPESSIFSMPFLLLVALVGATVGGLLARQRKGELQRLNEQLRQINAALRRQAKIESYAPGLSYAPAGARIPGSEIIMEPKKHELISKLKTGKTFLRNQEPDKAFEEFKTALELAQNLRDPIEEKKAARGLGASLQRQGKYREAIQYHNLVLAISKREGEDSGSTEAYGAIADCYTELGDLEKAGKYYDTYIARLETD; translated from the exons ATGTCGGCGATTATCCGGTGCTGCTCCTCCTTTTCCGATACTTCCCGCGGCGGACCTCCGTCTCTGGGAAGATCTCGAGTTCCAG AGACGGGAAAGTTAGCTAAATCTATTGGCTACTCCTTAGTCAGAACACCTAGGGCTTATCATCCTATATTCTCCAAGATTAAACCTTTGTCTACCAAGCCCAAGGAGCATGAAAGTAAAGGAATCTTACAAACACCATTTGGCAGCGTGGAAACTTTTGAG GGAATTGGGAGGCTCAAATTACCGGGGATGGCAGTGCTTTTGACAAACTCCCTTCTGATGGGTACACCACTTGAAGCTTTGGCTGCTGACATGTGTGAGCCTGAGAGCTCCATCTTCAGCATGCCATTTTTGCTGCTTGTTGCTCTTGTTGGAGCCACTGTTGGAG GGTTGCTTGCTCGGCAGAGGAAAGGGGAGTTACAGAGGTTAAACGAACAACTACGGCAGATCAACGCAGCTCTCAGGAGACAAGCGAAAATCGAGTCTTATGCACCAGGCTTGAGTTACGCACCAGCAGGAGCTAGAATCCCAGGGAGTGAGATCATCATGGAGCCAAAGAAACATGAGCTGATCTCCAAGTTGAAAACAGGAAAGACCTTTCTGAGGAATCAAGAGCCAGATAAGGCTTTTGAAGAGTTCAAGACAGCTTTGGAACTTGCACAGAATCTCAGAGACCCCATCGAAGAGAAGAAGGCTGCCAGAGGCTTAGGCGCTTCGCTGCAGCGTCAAGGGAAGTACAGAGAAGCCATACAGTATCACAACTTGGTTTTAGCCATCTCAAAGAGGGAAGGAGAAGATTCTGGAAGCACTGAAGCGTATGGAGCTATCGCAGATTGTTACACTGAGCTGGGGGATCTCGAGAAAGCCGGGAAGTACTATGACACCTACATTGCTCGGTTAGAGACAGACTGA